In a genomic window of Macrobrachium rosenbergii isolate ZJJX-2024 chromosome 44, ASM4041242v1, whole genome shotgun sequence:
- the LOC136829215 gene encoding trichohyalin-like: MALDDIQSEAAAIPVADDYEDLNSEIEDEMFEAEEENLDSEEEMTYEELITQQTDEEIQENKHVLKLEKENLEKAEIIETLRNKLDALTEVRDEMERTIRDLERQNEEKDRKINLMPAEMERLSNEIAEKNKETENLIKEKEDRESTLIILESTVSVLEMERETLNYDLQKMESDRNATKVQLKKLHEDHQRLREENKRKHTQFESLLKENEDKSSRINCLEHELEVLTIEKQRADDNLQQLEECRREIAERTKEVEKTKDLNLQKDREILRLQNDCSLKQKEVIGLLKESKSVVADKAQGKLTEMTRRKVQLEFELAEMKEELETMEFEKMEKIVELESLHEENSAKDQKIRSLETEVRILREENRNKTMTELGLLCKENEVLKIKTNVAKMVPEEQPRSEKKTDLDRTRCLRRPQINCKDLYQQLDSIEEGINRLRASKQPSAGTRKDTKKVLTKTPSLTKPNQEPKMSKKELHQKMRLESAARLQRLEQESQMVKNLYKINSVT; this comes from the coding sequence ATGGCCCTGGACGACATTCAATCGGAGGCGGCTGCAATTCCGGTGGCCGACGATTACGAGGACTTGAATTCTGAAATCGAAGACGAAATGtttgaagcagaagaagaaaatttagacAGTGAAGAGGAAATGACGTATGAAGAACTGATTACTCAACAGACCGACGAagaaattcaggaaaacaaacatGTTTTAAAACTTGAGAAAGAGAATTTGGAGAAGGCTGAAATTATAGAAACATTGAGAAATAAACTAGATGCCCTGACTGAAGTACGAGACGAGATGGAACGAACTATTAGAGACCTGGAACGGCAGAATGaagaaaaggacagaaaaatCAATTTGATGCCTGCAGAAATGGAAAGACTTAGTAACGAAATAGCGGAGAAGAATAAAGAGACCGAGAACCTGATCAAGGAGAAGGAAGATAGAGAATCGACCCTAATCATTTTGGAAAGTACAGTCTCAGTTCTCGAGATGGAGAGGGAGACCCTAAATTACGATTTGCAGAAAATGGAAAGTGACAGAAACGCAACGAAAGTCCAACTGAAAAAGCTGCATGAGGACCACCAGAGGCTTCGAGAGGAGAACAAAAGGAAACACACTCAATTTGAAAGTCTGCTGAAGGAGAATGAGGATAAGAGCTCAAGGATTAACTGCTTAGAACACGAATTGGAAGTTCTGACCATTGAGAAACAGAGGGCTGACGATAATTTGCAACAGCTCGAGGAATGCAGAAGAGAAATAGCAGAGAGAACAAAGGAAGTAGAGAAAACGAAAGACCTCAACCTGCAGAAGGATAGAGAGATCCTGCGACTGCAGAATGACTGCTCTCTTAAGCAAAAAGAAGTGATCGGTTTGTTAAAGGAAAGTAAAAGTGTTGTGGCAGACAAGGCACAAGGAAAGCTGACTGAAATGACGAGAAGGAAAGTCCAACTGGAATTTGAACTCGCTGAGATGAAGGAGGAGTTAGAAACGATGGAGTTTGAGAAGATGGAGAAGATAGTGGAACTTGAAAGCCTCCACGAAGAGAACTCAGCAAAGGATCAGAAGATCAGATCCTTAGAAACAGAAGTCAGAATTCTTCGAGaggaaaacaggaataaaacaaTGACGGAACTTGGTCTACTATGTAAGGAAAATGAGGTGCTCAAAATAAAGACGAATGTGGCCAAAATGGTGCCTGAAGAACAGCCTCgatcagaaaagaaaactgatttggATAGAACTCGATGCTTGAGGAGGCCTCAGATCAATTGCAAAGACCTCTACCAACAACTGGACAGCATCGAGGAAGGAATCAACAGACTACGGGCATCGAAACAGCCTTCAGCTGGCACCagaaaagacacaaaaaaagTGCTCACTAAAACTCCATCTTTGACGAAACCAAATCAGGAGCCAAAAATGAGCAAGAAAGAATTACACCAAAAAATGAGGCTAGAGTCAGCAGCCAGACTACAAAGATTGGAGCAAGAATCTCAAATGGTCAAAAATCTTTACAAGATAAACTCAGTCACTTGA